A genomic stretch from Sphingomonas sp. HDW15A includes:
- a CDS encoding phosphoenolpyruvate carboxykinase, which produces MKGSHDVSERIPAHKLDAQGIETRAELHWNLTTAPLVEDAVRRGEGQLTKDGALLVDTGKFTGRSVKDKYVVRDATTEDTINWGAINQPMTTEHWATLKADFLAALKAKDELYVADLYGGSQPEYRVNVRVITQMAWHNLFVRTLLVRPDASELPSFVPEYTIINLPSFKADPERHGCRSDTVIAVNFTEKMILIGNTEYSGEMKKGVFGLLNFLLPAQGVMPMHCSANIGADGKSAIFFGLSGTGKTTLSADASRTLIGDDEHGWSDTAVFNFEGGCYAKMINLSAEGEPEIYATTKMFGTILENVAMDPVTRELDFTDASKTENTRGAYPIEFIPNTSRENLGPPPSTIIFLTADAFGVLPPISRLTPDQAMYHFLSGYTAKVAGTEIGVTEPQATFSTCFGAAFMPRPPSVYGNLLKKRIADGGAQCWLVNTGWTGGKYGVGKRMPIKATRALLNAALDGSLNQVEFRKDANFGFEVPVEVPGVDTAILDPRSTWADKDEYDRTAAKLVDLFVENFAEFAPHVEEGVRQAGPQQTASAAA; this is translated from the coding sequence ATGAAGGGGAGTCACGACGTGAGCGAGCGTATTCCTGCGCACAAGCTGGATGCACAGGGCATCGAAACCCGCGCCGAACTGCATTGGAACCTGACGACCGCGCCTTTGGTCGAGGACGCGGTGCGCCGGGGCGAAGGCCAACTTACCAAGGACGGTGCACTGCTGGTCGATACGGGCAAGTTCACCGGACGCAGCGTCAAGGACAAATATGTCGTTCGCGATGCAACCACGGAAGACACGATCAACTGGGGCGCAATCAACCAGCCGATGACGACCGAGCATTGGGCGACGCTCAAGGCCGACTTCCTCGCCGCGCTCAAGGCGAAGGACGAGTTGTACGTCGCCGACCTCTATGGCGGCAGCCAGCCTGAATATCGCGTCAACGTGCGCGTCATCACGCAGATGGCATGGCACAACCTGTTCGTGCGCACCCTGCTGGTTCGTCCGGATGCGAGCGAGCTGCCAAGCTTCGTGCCCGAATACACGATCATCAACCTGCCGAGCTTCAAGGCCGACCCGGAGCGGCACGGCTGCCGCAGCGACACGGTGATCGCGGTCAACTTCACGGAGAAGATGATCCTTATCGGCAACACCGAATATTCGGGCGAGATGAAGAAGGGCGTGTTCGGCCTTTTGAACTTCCTGCTTCCGGCGCAGGGCGTGATGCCGATGCACTGCTCGGCCAACATCGGCGCTGACGGCAAGAGCGCGATCTTCTTCGGGCTCAGCGGCACCGGAAAGACCACCCTGTCGGCCGATGCCAGCCGCACTTTGATCGGCGACGACGAGCATGGCTGGTCCGACACGGCTGTCTTCAACTTCGAGGGCGGCTGCTACGCCAAGATGATCAACCTCTCGGCCGAGGGCGAGCCGGAAATTTACGCGACCACCAAGATGTTCGGCACGATCCTTGAGAATGTGGCGATGGATCCGGTCACTCGCGAGCTCGACTTCACCGACGCCAGCAAGACCGAGAATACGCGCGGCGCCTATCCGATCGAGTTCATCCCGAACACGAGCAGGGAGAATCTCGGGCCGCCGCCGTCGACGATCATCTTCCTGACGGCTGATGCGTTCGGGGTCCTCCCGCCGATCTCGCGTCTGACTCCGGACCAGGCGATGTATCACTTCCTGTCAGGCTACACCGCCAAGGTCGCCGGAACAGAGATCGGCGTGACCGAGCCGCAGGCGACCTTCTCGACCTGCTTCGGCGCCGCCTTCATGCCGCGCCCGCCGAGCGTTTACGGCAATCTGCTCAAGAAGCGCATCGCCGACGGAGGGGCGCAATGCTGGCTGGTCAACACCGGCTGGACCGGCGGCAAGTATGGCGTCGGCAAGCGCATGCCGATCAAGGCGACCCGCGCGCTCTTGAACGCCGCACTCGACGGAAGCCTCAACCAAGTCGAGTTCCGCAAGGACGCGAACTTCGGGTTCGAGGTTCCGGTAGAAGTACCGGGTGTCGACACCGCGATCCTCGACCCGCGCAGCACTTGGGCGGACAAGGACGAGTATGACCGCACAGCGGCCAAGCTCGTCGACCTGTTCGTCGAGAATTTCGCCGAGTTCGCTCCGCACGTGGAAGAAGGCGTCAGGCAAGCGGGGCCGCAACAAACCGCCAGCGCCGCCGCCTGA
- a CDS encoding NfeD family protein produces MFGLSDGWLWAIAGLVLLIAEVVAPGFFLVFLGVAAIATGLFTLLFDLSLAPQLALFVIYTALAVMIGKRWYAEPDTADQAISLNDPARRLVGRTATVVDPIDEHGGRVRLGDSEWTARGGPAATGDRVEIISVEGNCLRVGGARTMAAPVGERDA; encoded by the coding sequence ATGTTCGGCCTCAGCGACGGCTGGCTGTGGGCGATCGCCGGGCTCGTCCTGCTGATCGCCGAAGTCGTCGCGCCTGGCTTCTTCCTTGTCTTCCTCGGCGTCGCGGCGATCGCGACCGGATTGTTCACCTTGCTGTTCGACCTCTCGCTTGCGCCGCAGCTCGCCCTGTTCGTCATCTACACCGCCCTCGCAGTGATGATCGGTAAGCGTTGGTATGCCGAACCAGATACGGCCGACCAGGCGATTTCACTCAACGATCCCGCGCGGCGCCTCGTGGGCCGGACGGCGACCGTCGTCGACCCGATCGACGAGCATGGCGGCCGGGTGCGGCTAGGTGACAGCGAATGGACCGCGCGGGGCGGCCCGGCGGCCACCGGCGACCGCGTCGAAATCATTTCCGTCGAGGGCAATTGCCTTCGTGTCGGTGGAGCGCGGACAATGGCCGCGCCAGTGGGAGAGCGTGATGCGTGA
- a CDS encoding response regulator transcription factor produces the protein MSHAIALVDDDRNILTSVSIALQAEGFVTRVYSDGATALKAFAENPPDLAVFDIKMPQMDGMELLRRVREMGGTVGAMPVIFLTSKDDELDEALGLAMGADDYIAKPFSQRLLVARIRAILRRRDLERGQVAKESEGAAEELLERGRLVMDPARHKILWDGKDVTLTVTEFLILEALAQRPGVVKSRNQLLDVAYQDDVYVDDRTIDSHIKRIRRKFRAVDDKFDGIETLYGVGYKFSEE, from the coding sequence ATGAGTCACGCCATCGCGCTCGTCGACGACGACCGCAACATCCTTACTTCGGTTTCCATCGCGCTCCAGGCGGAAGGTTTCGTGACGCGCGTCTATTCCGATGGTGCAACCGCATTGAAGGCATTCGCCGAAAATCCACCCGATTTGGCCGTCTTCGATATCAAGATGCCACAGATGGACGGCATGGAACTCCTCCGCCGGGTCCGCGAGATGGGCGGCACCGTTGGTGCAATGCCGGTCATTTTCCTAACGTCGAAGGATGATGAACTGGATGAGGCACTCGGCCTCGCGATGGGCGCCGACGATTATATCGCCAAGCCGTTTTCGCAGCGCCTTCTCGTTGCCCGTATCCGCGCGATCCTGCGTCGCCGCGATCTCGAACGCGGGCAGGTGGCGAAGGAAAGCGAAGGCGCTGCCGAGGAATTGCTGGAGCGTGGGCGTCTCGTGATGGACCCTGCACGCCACAAGATCCTGTGGGACGGCAAGGACGTCACCCTGACCGTGACGGAATTCCTCATCCTCGAGGCGCTCGCGCAAAGGCCTGGAGTAGTAAAGTCGCGTAACCAGCTTCTTGACGTCGCCTATCAGGACGACGTCTACGTCGATGATCGCACGATTGACAGCCACATCAAGCGGATTCGCCGCAAGTTCCGCGCCGTCGACGACAAGTTCGACGGCATCGAGACCCTTTATGGCGTCGGTTACAAATTCAGCGAGGAATGA
- a CDS encoding HPr kinase/phosphatase C-terminal domain-containing protein, translated as MTARLSSENVHATTVAKDGRAVMLLGPSGSGKSDLALRLLDHGFALVSDDRTLLRRDGDRLVASAPATIKGKMEVRGLGIVDMPWVDDVPVALAVELVSEVHRMPDESRERSFLSVPVPLVSIDPTTASAAAKVRLAIEHFGIRT; from the coding sequence GTGACCGCGCGGCTTTCCTCCGAGAACGTTCATGCCACGACCGTCGCAAAGGACGGGCGCGCGGTGATGCTGCTGGGACCGTCGGGCTCCGGAAAGTCGGACCTCGCGCTGCGGCTGCTCGACCATGGGTTCGCACTGGTCAGCGACGATCGAACGCTTCTTCGCCGCGACGGCGACCGGTTGGTCGCGTCGGCCCCGGCGACCATAAAGGGAAAGATGGAAGTCCGCGGGCTGGGGATCGTCGACATGCCGTGGGTGGACGACGTTCCGGTAGCGCTCGCCGTCGAGCTGGTCAGCGAAGTCCATCGCATGCCCGACGAAAGCCGTGAACGATCGTTCCTGTCCGTTCCGGTTCCGCTGGTAAGCATCGATCCGACGACTGCATCAGCCGCCGCGAAAGTGCGGCTGGCGATCGAACATTTCGGGATCAGGACGTGA
- a CDS encoding ATP-binding protein, which translates to MASVTNSARNDESDLALTWSGRWTLTHRILAVNVLTLVIFALSILYLDSYRNRITEERLDRLDSETAISAEAINRTASGEREALLSEIGTANGARLRLYDAAGKKTADSFDIGEPAYRLRDPATEKWRKDVARALDRGFNFLVGAKTPPDFAEPAQDSAGAWPILASAGPKPVVTIRNAPDLTPVFVSTSLLADGSRLLVTKNDRDLTRTVRSQRGALGIALALATILSVLLSLFLARTIVRPLRRIALAAHRVRLGRAREVRVPRLPSRRDEIGTLARAVSDMSQSLRMRIDNIEAFAADVTHELKNPLASLRSAVDSLERVDDPELKRQLTDVIRQDVNRLDRLIGDVGEAARTDAELARASFEEVDLGQLIEQLVGVWEQRRETGNVRIAFARPRKATAVVMGEPARLARAIDNIVDNAISFSPSGGLVEIAAIHVGDNILIRVDDEGPGVPDELKEAIFNRFHSVRPDSELFGRHSGLGLAIARAIVEGHDGTIDVEDRTDAPSGARFTIVLPAADLT; encoded by the coding sequence ATGGCGTCGGTTACAAATTCAGCGAGGAATGACGAGAGCGACTTGGCCCTGACCTGGTCGGGGCGGTGGACGCTCACGCACCGCATACTGGCGGTGAACGTGCTGACACTCGTGATTTTCGCACTGTCGATTCTCTACCTCGATTCTTACCGCAACCGCATTACGGAAGAACGGCTTGATCGGCTGGATAGCGAAACCGCGATTTCCGCCGAAGCCATCAACCGGACGGCGAGCGGCGAGCGCGAGGCGCTTTTGAGTGAAATCGGCACGGCGAATGGTGCTCGGCTGCGGCTTTACGATGCCGCGGGGAAGAAAACCGCCGACAGTTTCGATATTGGCGAACCGGCGTATCGCTTGCGCGACCCGGCGACGGAAAAATGGCGCAAGGATGTTGCCCGGGCGCTCGATCGCGGTTTCAATTTCCTGGTTGGCGCGAAAACGCCGCCGGATTTCGCGGAACCCGCTCAAGACAGTGCCGGCGCCTGGCCGATCCTTGCTTCGGCCGGGCCGAAACCGGTTGTAACCATTCGCAACGCGCCGGACCTCACCCCTGTGTTCGTGAGTACGTCGCTGCTTGCCGACGGCTCCCGCCTTCTAGTCACCAAGAACGATCGTGACCTGACGCGAACCGTTCGCAGCCAGCGCGGCGCGCTGGGAATCGCCCTCGCTCTCGCGACGATCCTGTCGGTCCTGCTGTCGCTGTTCCTCGCCCGGACGATCGTTCGCCCGCTGCGAAGGATCGCGCTGGCCGCTCACCGCGTGCGTCTCGGCCGGGCGCGAGAGGTGCGGGTGCCCCGACTACCCTCGCGCCGCGACGAGATCGGCACACTGGCTCGGGCGGTCAGCGACATGAGCCAATCGCTACGCATGCGAATCGACAATATCGAGGCGTTCGCGGCCGACGTGACCCACGAACTGAAGAATCCGCTGGCATCGCTTCGAAGCGCAGTCGACAGCCTGGAGCGTGTCGACGATCCGGAACTGAAGCGGCAGCTGACCGACGTCATTCGCCAGGACGTCAACCGGCTCGACCGGTTGATCGGCGACGTTGGGGAGGCGGCGAGGACAGATGCCGAACTTGCCCGCGCCAGTTTCGAGGAAGTCGACCTCGGCCAGTTGATTGAACAACTGGTCGGGGTCTGGGAGCAACGCCGGGAAACGGGCAACGTTCGGATCGCCTTCGCACGTCCGCGCAAGGCCACAGCGGTGGTGATGGGCGAACCGGCACGGCTGGCCCGGGCGATCGACAATATCGTCGACAATGCCATCAGCTTCTCGCCGTCCGGCGGGTTGGTCGAAATTGCCGCAATCCATGTTGGCGACAACATCCTGATTCGAGTCGACGACGAGGGTCCCGGAGTTCCCGACGAGTTAAAGGAAGCCATCTTCAACCGCTTCCACTCGGTACGGCCGGACAGCGAGCTTTTCGGCCGGCACAGCGGACTCGGTCTGGCCATCGCGCGCGCCATCGTCGAAGGTCACGACGGGACCATCGATGTCGAGGATCGTACGGATGCGCCGAGCGGGGCGCGCTTCACCATCGTCTTGCCGGCGGCAGACCTGACGTGA
- a CDS encoding DUF885 domain-containing protein yields the protein MRELSRRELLAGTGAFAGATLLSGCTSTLATPSRAIGPTSAQALLDSIAENLLWTDPEQATSLGIDKGSRAPLRSRLKDRSAAGQDKIASILRADLARAETLDTRALDASTRTSIEVIKSAYRTSLEGFAQPYGDVAVGSWRNTPYVVIQNVGAYLDTPRFLDADHQIANAADAEAYVARLDSMALQLDGELARIRDARGKGLVPPAFLLDKAIGQLGQSLDNARKGGGLVDSLVNRTRDIPGSWETRSRAIVTGKIAPALALQLEELKLQRARATMDPGMWARPGGDAYYVWALKASTTTAMSPEEIHQMGRRELAELQARMDAILKRNGYNSGSVGQRMVALAKDPKYKFKEGDPGRAEILAYIGEWISKFRGLTPRGFNTLVRANLEVKRLPPEEEPGAPGAYGGAGSIDGSIPGKFWINLHTTDLHRRYDLPSLAAHEAIPGHVWQGEYANQLPLIRTLLSFNAYSEGWALYAEQLMDELGAYDDFEVGKLGYLQSLAFRACRLVVDTGLHAKRWSRQQAVQFFVDEIGSGAEDVAREVDRYCSWPGQACGYKVGHSEILRQRAKAQSALGSRFDLRAFNDAVVKGGNVPMDVLARNVDGYAMIG from the coding sequence ATGCGTGAACTTAGCCGGCGGGAATTGCTCGCCGGGACTGGAGCCTTTGCAGGCGCAACCCTGCTTTCGGGCTGCACTTCGACACTTGCCACTCCTTCGCGGGCAATCGGCCCGACCAGCGCCCAGGCGCTTCTCGACTCCATCGCCGAGAATCTCCTGTGGACCGACCCGGAGCAGGCGACTTCGCTCGGTATCGACAAGGGCAGCCGCGCGCCGCTTCGCTCACGCCTCAAGGACCGCTCGGCGGCGGGACAGGACAAGATCGCGTCGATCCTTCGCGCCGACCTTGCTCGTGCCGAGACGCTCGACACCCGCGCCCTCGATGCCTCCACCCGCACGAGCATCGAAGTCATCAAGTCGGCCTATCGCACCTCGCTCGAAGGTTTTGCCCAACCGTACGGCGATGTCGCGGTCGGAAGCTGGCGTAACACGCCCTACGTCGTCATCCAGAACGTCGGCGCCTATCTCGATACGCCGCGTTTCCTCGATGCCGACCACCAGATTGCCAATGCCGCCGATGCCGAGGCCTATGTCGCCCGGCTCGACTCCATGGCGCTCCAGCTCGACGGGGAACTTGCGCGAATTCGCGACGCACGGGGCAAGGGGCTCGTCCCTCCTGCCTTCCTGCTCGACAAGGCGATCGGACAGCTTGGCCAGAGCCTCGACAACGCGAGGAAAGGCGGCGGGTTGGTGGATAGCCTCGTCAACCGCACCCGCGACATTCCGGGCAGCTGGGAAACGCGTTCCCGCGCCATCGTCACCGGTAAAATCGCCCCTGCCCTCGCACTCCAGCTCGAAGAACTGAAGCTGCAGCGGGCCCGAGCGACGATGGACCCCGGCATGTGGGCGCGTCCTGGCGGCGACGCTTATTACGTTTGGGCGCTCAAGGCTTCGACAACGACCGCCATGAGCCCGGAGGAAATCCACCAGATGGGCCGCCGCGAGCTTGCCGAGCTCCAGGCGCGCATGGACGCGATCCTGAAACGCAACGGCTATAACAGTGGCTCGGTGGGGCAGCGGATGGTCGCGCTCGCCAAGGACCCCAAGTACAAGTTCAAGGAAGGCGATCCCGGACGCGCCGAAATTCTCGCCTACATCGGCGAATGGATTTCGAAGTTCCGCGGTTTGACCCCGCGCGGTTTCAACACGCTCGTCCGTGCCAATCTGGAAGTGAAGCGCTTGCCGCCCGAGGAAGAGCCGGGAGCGCCCGGTGCCTATGGCGGCGCGGGCTCGATCGACGGCAGCATTCCCGGCAAGTTCTGGATCAACCTCCACACGACCGATCTGCACCGCCGCTACGACTTGCCGAGCCTCGCCGCGCACGAGGCCATTCCCGGTCACGTGTGGCAGGGCGAATATGCCAACCAGTTGCCGCTCATCCGTACCTTGCTGTCTTTCAACGCTTATTCCGAAGGCTGGGCGCTCTATGCCGAGCAACTGATGGACGAGCTTGGCGCCTATGATGATTTCGAGGTCGGCAAGCTCGGCTACCTGCAGAGCCTGGCCTTCCGCGCCTGCCGGCTGGTGGTCGATACCGGCCTCCACGCCAAGCGCTGGTCACGTCAGCAGGCCGTCCAGTTCTTTGTCGACGAAATCGGCTCAGGCGCGGAAGACGTTGCGCGCGAGGTCGATCGCTACTGCAGCTGGCCGGGCCAGGCCTGCGGCTACAAGGTCGGCCATAGCGAGATCCTTCGCCAGCGGGCGAAGGCGCAGTCGGCGCTTGGCTCGCGCTTCGACCTCAGGGCGTTCAACGATGCGGTGGTCAAGGGCGGCAATGTGCCGATGGACGTGCTCGCAAGGAACGTCGACGGCTACGCCATGATCGGCTGA
- a CDS encoding RNA methyltransferase — MPREVTSFSNETVKRIRALRDKKARKSQGLFLAEGLRIIAEARDCGFLPEIVVFARGQPLHPLAASIVADAEAKGADVIETTPAILSKMSGKDNPQAILGAFRQPDTSLASINRDASPLWIVAQSLRDPGNIGTILRTSDAVAAGGLILIDDHADPYSVEAVRASMGAIFTQAVATTRWEEFIAWLRSGKGQLVGTSLKTDTDYLDAEYEQPCFLLIGNESQGLPPAYEDECDLLVKMPMLGKADSLNAAIAAAVMSFHIRSAWRNAP, encoded by the coding sequence ATGCCACGCGAGGTCACCAGTTTTTCGAACGAAACCGTCAAACGGATACGCGCGCTTCGGGACAAGAAGGCGCGCAAGTCCCAGGGACTGTTCCTAGCCGAGGGCTTGCGGATCATTGCCGAAGCCCGAGACTGCGGCTTCCTGCCCGAGATCGTGGTCTTCGCCAGGGGCCAACCGCTTCACCCGCTCGCAGCCTCGATCGTCGCGGATGCTGAAGCGAAGGGCGCTGACGTCATCGAAACGACACCCGCGATCCTTTCAAAAATGAGCGGCAAGGACAATCCGCAAGCGATCCTGGGGGCCTTTCGGCAACCCGACACTTCATTGGCCTCTATCAACCGTGACGCGTCGCCGCTGTGGATCGTGGCGCAATCACTTCGCGACCCGGGCAATATCGGCACCATCCTTCGCACTAGCGATGCGGTGGCGGCCGGAGGTCTGATCCTCATCGACGATCACGCCGACCCTTATTCGGTCGAGGCGGTGCGGGCCTCGATGGGTGCTATCTTCACCCAAGCAGTCGCCACTACGCGGTGGGAGGAATTCATCGCCTGGCTCCGTTCAGGAAAGGGCCAGCTCGTCGGGACCAGTCTGAAGACCGATACCGATTATCTGGATGCGGAGTACGAACAACCCTGCTTCCTGCTGATTGGCAACGAAAGTCAGGGCCTGCCGCCCGCATACGAGGATGAATGCGACCTGCTTGTGAAGATGCCAATGCTTGGCAAGGCCGACAGCCTCAACGCGGCGATCGCGGCGGCCGTTATGTCTTTTCACATCCGCAGCGC
- a CDS encoding HPr family phosphocarrier protein, translating into MSGCHRTITVSNRRGLHARASAKFVNLVHGLPASVEVEKDGNRVTGTSIMGLMMLGAAMGDEITIYCSGESCEDALQQLTALVEGKFGEE; encoded by the coding sequence TTGAGCGGCTGCCACCGGACCATCACCGTCAGCAACCGGCGCGGCCTTCATGCCCGCGCCAGCGCGAAATTCGTCAATCTGGTGCATGGGCTTCCGGCGTCGGTCGAGGTCGAGAAGGACGGCAATCGCGTGACCGGCACCTCGATCATGGGCCTGATGATGCTGGGCGCGGCAATGGGCGACGAAATCACCATCTACTGCTCGGGCGAGAGTTGCGAAGACGCGTTGCAGCAGCTCACCGCGCTTGTCGAAGGCAAATTCGGCGAGGAATGA